The proteins below are encoded in one region of Campylobacter sp. MIT 99-7217:
- a CDS encoding metal ABC transporter permease produces MFELLSFSFFQHALLAALLVSLACGIIGSLIMINRLFSLAGGITHAAFGGIGIAVYFALPILLSTSIFTLILAFFIAFLSEKFPHRSDSVIAVIWAFGMAFGLILIDLSPGYQGDLMAYLFGSILAVSSEDLYLMIGIDLAFIALVFCFYTQFEALSFDAEFAKVRGVRTRLVHYLLIAMICFCIVISIRVVGLILVIALLSIPCFIAEAFSKKLGEMMIYSCVLSGLFCFLGLFISSIFNLSSGACIILVACFGFFIFISMKNIAKIFKKQA; encoded by the coding sequence ATGTTTGAACTTTTATCCTTTTCCTTTTTTCAACACGCCTTGCTTGCAGCCTTGCTTGTAAGCCTTGCTTGTGGAATCATAGGCTCTCTTATCATGATCAACCGCCTTTTTTCTCTAGCTGGAGGCATAACGCATGCTGCTTTTGGTGGTATTGGCATAGCGGTTTATTTTGCCCTGCCTATCTTATTAAGCACAAGTATTTTTACTTTGATTTTAGCCTTTTTTATTGCTTTTTTAAGCGAGAAATTTCCTCACCGAAGTGATAGTGTTATCGCTGTTATTTGGGCTTTTGGAATGGCTTTTGGACTTATACTCATTGATCTAAGCCCTGGATATCAAGGTGATTTGATGGCGTATTTATTTGGAAGCATTTTAGCTGTTTCAAGTGAAGATTTATACTTGATGATAGGCATTGATCTTGCTTTTATCGCTCTTGTATTTTGTTTTTATACTCAGTTTGAAGCTTTGAGTTTTGATGCTGAATTTGCTAAGGTTAGAGGAGTTAGGACGCGTTTAGTGCATTATTTACTTATTGCTATGATTTGTTTTTGTATAGTCATTAGCATACGCGTTGTTGGACTTATCTTAGTTATAGCTTTGTTGAGCATACCTTGTTTTATAGCAGAAGCCTTTAGCAAAAAACTTGGCGAAATGATGATATATTCTTGCGTTTTAAGTGGTTTATTTTGTTTTTTGGGGCTTTTTATTAGCTCTATTTTTAATCTTAGCAGTGGTGCTTGCATTATCTTAGTGGCTTGTTTTGGATTTTTTATCTTCATAAGCATGAAAAATATCGCAAAAATTTTTAAAAAACAAGCTTAA